The genomic interval CCACCGAGAGCCGCGGCGCCGTGTCGCGATGCCGGTTGAGGTAGGTGCTGACGAGCACCATCGCGACCGCGGCGCCGACCAGCCACGCGGGCGGGGAATCCGTGGCCGTCCACGCGCCGCCGGATCGCTGCGTGCTGGGCAGCGCCTCGGCGACGGAGATGCTGGCGACCATGCCGAGCACCCAGCCCGCACTCGGTATCCGGCGGCCGATGACCGCCGCGCCGATACCGCCGAGCAGGATTCCGCCGCTGACCGAGTCGACGAAGTTCAGTGTGGTCAGCGGCGCCGTCGGGCCGGAGGTGTAGCCCACCTGGTGCACGGCCGCGACGGTCACGATGCCGCCGAGCGTCGTGCACCACGACGCGAGTTCGCTCTCCGCCGCCGTCAGCACCGTCGCGACGACCACGGCCACGACCGCACCCGCCGCGACGGCGCGCGGCTGGCTGAAGGCGAGCAGGTTCAGCTGCAGCGGCGAGGATTCGCTGGTCCACCGGAAGTCGATCGGCAGGGCCAGCGACAACCCGGCAACGAGCGTCGTCAGGAAGGCGGTGACCGTGTCCACACCGGTGTGGATGCGTCGCACCTGCCGAAAGTACCCGGCCGTGGGCCCGCGTTCCGGACGAAACGCCGACGGCCCGCGGTCAGCTCACCGCAGCGCGGATCGTCTCCCGCAGCGAGCCGAGCGTGGCGACCACGGCGGTGGGTTCGTAGCCGCAGTGCGCCATGCAGTTCGCACAGCGCGGGTCGTTCCCGCGGCCGAAGTTCGACCAGTCGGTGTCCTCGATCAGCTCCCGGTAGCTCGCGGCGTAGCTGTCCTCCAGCAGGTAGCAGGGTCGCTGCCAGCCCTTGAGCGAGTAGGACGGGATCGCCCACGCCGTGCACTGGAAATCGACCTTGCCCTCCAGGAAGTCCAGGTACAGCGGGGAGTGGTTGAGCCGCCACTTCTTGCGGCGACCGCCGCCGAAGGCCTTCGCGAACAGCTGGTGGGTCTGCGAGACGCCGAGCCAGTGTTCCTGGTCGGGCGCCTTCTCGTAGGCGTAGCCGGGCGCGATCTGCATGTGGTCGACGCCGAGCTCGTCGTTGAGGTAGTCCAGTACGTCGATGACGTCCTGCGGCGAATCCAGGTCGTAGAAGGTGGTATTGGTCATCACCCGGAATCCGGCCGCCTGGGCCTGCCGGATCGCGTCCACGGCCTGATCGAATACGCCGTCCTTGCACACCGACGCGTCGTGACGCTCCCGCAGCCCGTCGACGTGCACCATCCACGCGAAATTGCGGTGCGGGGCGAACTTGTGCAGATGCCTGGGCAGCAGCACGGCGTTGGTGCACAGGAAAACGATCTTGTTCCGGTCCAGCAGTCGCCGCACGATCTCATCGATCTGCGGGTGCATCAGCGGTTCGCCGCCGGCGATGGACACCATCGGCGCGCCGCACTCCTCGATCGCGCCGACGGCCTGTTCCACCGGCATTCGTTGTTTGAGCAGGTCGTGTGGATGTTGGATCTTGCCGCAACCGGCGCACTTGAGATTGCACGCGAACAGCGGCTCCAATTCGACCAGGATGGGGAACTTCTCGCGGCGCAGCACCTTCTGCTTCGCGAGATAGGCTCCCAGGCGCAGAGATTGACGCCAGGGCATTGCCATTCAACTCACCTCCCGTGGGTGGAAACGAAGTTCATCGGCGACCGTGGTCTCGCGTACCCGGACCGGGCCCAGGCCGGACAGGGCGTCGAGCAGATCGGCGGTCAGCGACGGTGGCGTGGACGCGGTGGCGACCACCGCGATCCGGCGGGCGCCGCGCAGCAGCGCCAGGTCGAGCCCCGCCACGCTGTCCACCGGATGCACCGGAATGCCTTGATTGGCAGCCAATTCCGGCAATCCGGCGGTGTGGCATTCCCGGTCCGGGACCGCGGGGGCGCTCCAGACGTATCTGCCGGTGATGCGGACCGACCGGGAATCGAAGCCCGGCGCGGCAACGGCCGTGTCGGGGGAACGGAGCAGCAGCACGAGATCCACGCCGGGCCGACGCCGCCGTGTGGTCCGTGGCGCGGGCGGCGCATCGGTGGTCAGCGGACCGCACAGCAGCACCTCCCGTTCCCCGATCGCGGCCGACCACTGGTCGAGAACCGGTGCGGCACAACGCAGGGCGTGCAGGGCGCGGATCCCGCGCAGCACCGTGCCCGGATGCACCAGCGGCGCGTCCAGGGTGTCGACGATGGCGCGGATGACGACCGTGCGTCCGTCGGGCACCGCGTCGGCGAGGAACGCCGACTCGGTGTCCACGGCGAGCGCACCGGTGGCGGCCAGCCGGACCCGGGCCGGACCGTCGACGACGCGCTGGGCCGAATAGATGGGCCCCAGGTGAACTCGCAGCCCGAGGTGCCGCAGGGCCGAGTACAGCAGCGGCGCGGCCTTGCTGGGCAGCACCACCCCGGCGCGACGGATCTCCTGTGCGACGACGAGATCCCCGGGCTGCACGCGCGGATCCAATCCGCCCGCCACGCCGGCGACGGCGATCGGACCGGCCGCCGCATCCAGCCGGTGGGTCGGCCCGCGCCCGGTGCGCACCACCGGGGTGGCGATGGCGCCGCGCAGTGCCGCCCACTCGCTTCGCAGTGGGGCACAGACGGTTCCGGGTCGCATCGTTCAGCCGCCCGTCTGCCCGGTGCCGATCGCGGCCGGGCCGCGCAGGTACCGGCCCAGCGCCCAGATCGGGAACACCACCCGGTACAGGTGATAGTTGATGTAGAAGTCGCCGGGGAAGCCGGTGCCGGTGAACAGGTCCTCGTCCCAGCCGCCGTCGGGCCGCTGGGTGTCCACCAGCCAGCGAATGCCGCGGTCCACCACCGGCGAGTCGACGCCCGCGGCCAGCAGCGCCAGCAACGCCCAGGCGGTCTGCGAGGCCGTGGACTCGCCGTGCCCGATCCAGACCGCATCCCGATAGGAACGCAGGTCCTCGCCCCAGCCGCCGTCGCGGTTCTGGTGGATCCGCAACCACCGCACGGCCGCCCGGATCGGCCGCGAGTGCGGGTCCACACCGGCGGCGACCAGCGCCGGGACCACCGCGCCGGTGCCGTAGATGTGGTTGGCGCCCCAGCGGCCGAACCAGGAACCGTCGCGTTCCTGATGGTCCAGCAGCCAGCGCACGCCGCGCCGGCACTCCTCGTCGCGGGCGCGGCCCAGCGCCGCGAGCATCTCCACCACGTGCGCGGTGACATCGGCCGACGGCGGATCGGTGACCGCGCCGAAATCGCAGAACGGCAGATCCGCCGGCAGCGAGGAGGTGTTGTCGGCGTCGAACGCGGCCCAGCCGCCGTCGGCGGACTGCATGCCGACCGTCCACTCCGCCGCGCGCTCGACCGCCGCTCGCAACCGCGCCTGGTCGGGATGCGAAACCTGGTGCAGGGCAAGGACTATGAGGGAGGTGTCGTCGGTGTCCGGATAGCGGTCGTTGGCGAATTCGAACGCCCAGCCGCCCGGGGTCAGGTCGGGACGGCGCACCTGCCAGTCGCCGCCGACGGTGACCTGCTCGGCCAGCAGCCAGTCGGTGGCGCGCAGCACGGCGGGATCGTCGGCGGGTTCGCCGGCGTCCAGCAGCGCGACCAGCGCCAGCGCGGTGTCCCACACCGGCGACTGGCAGGCCTCCAGCCTGCGCAGTTCGCCCTCGGGCGTCTGTTCCCGGACGACGAACCCTTCCAGTCCGTCCAGTCCGGCGCGGACCGCCGGATGATCCAGCGAGTAGCCGAGCAGATGCAGCGCCAGCAGTGAGTACACCCACGGCGGCTGAATGCCGCCCCACCCGCCGTCGGCCTCCTGGCGGGCCAGAATCCATTCGGCGGCCTGCCGCATCGCCAGGTCGCGCACCCAGCCGAGCGGGCGGCGCGCGTAGCTGTGCAGCACGGTGTCCAGTCGCTGGAACACACCGGCGATGCTGGCGATCGAATCGCGTTGCGCCGGAGCCGATCCGGTGCGCAGTTCGGGGATGTCGAAGGGCAGCGGACGGACCGGGCGCAGCGTCGCCACCACGGTCAGCGGCACCACGGTCTGGCGCGCCCAGCAACCCCAGTCGTAGATGTTGAGCGGGAACCAGGACGGCAGGAAGATGAGCTCCGGCGGCAGATTGGGCAGCTCGTCCCACGACCACAAACCGAACAGCGCCAGCCAGATCCGGGTGAACACCCGGCTCGCCTCGACGCCGCCCCCGGCGCGCACGAACTTCGCCGCCGCGCGCATGTGCGGGGCGTCCGGCGAGTCACCGGCCAGCCGCAGCGCCACCCACGCCTCGACCGTGGTGGACAGATCGCCGGGGCCGCCGTGGAAGGTCGCCCAGGTGCCGTCCTCGCGCTGCTGGGATCGGATCCAGCGGGCGGCCGGTTCGGTCACCTCCGGGGTGCTGATGCCCAGGAAGGCGCGCAGCAGCAGGTCCTCCGCGTCCATCGTCACATTGGTGGCGAGTTCGCCCTTCCACCAACCGGTTTCGTCCTGCAGCGAGCGCAGGTGGGCGACCGCCGCCCGCAGCGCGTCGCGGACGGACGCGAGTTCCTCGGCCCGCGCGTCGGTCGTGTCGATCACTGTCATACTCACGCACTCCGTTCGACGATGAACTTCGCCAGATCGGTCAACTCCCGGTGGCACTGCGCCGGCATGGGCACCGCGGCCAGCGCCTGTTCGGCCAGTGCGACCCGCCGCCGGGCCTCGTTGCGGGCCCAGCGGCGCCCGCCGCCACGGTCGACCAGCTCCGCGGCGTATCGCAAACCGTCCTCGTCCGGCGTCTCCGGGCACGAGAGCCACTGCGCCAGTTCGTGTCCCGTGGTGCCGCCGGCCTCCAGCGTCCAGACCACCGGCAGTGACTTCTTGCGCGACCGCAGGTCCGACCACACCGGCTTGCCGGTCACCTCGGGCTCGCCCCAGATGCCCAGCAGGTCGTCCACCAGCTGGAAGGCCAGGCCGACGTGATGGCCGTAGCGTTCCATCGCGGTGACCGTGCGCGCCGGTGCGCCGGTGAGCACCGCGCCGACGGCCGCGCTGGCCGACAGCAGCGCCGCGGTCTTGCCCGAGGCCATTCGCACGCATTCGGCCAGGCTCACCTCGCTGCGCCGCTCGAACGCGACGTCGGCGATCTGCCCGCGAATCAGCTCCCGGGTCGCCGCGCCGACGATCCGGCTGGCCGGAACCGCGTGCGGCACAGCAGGATCCAGTAGCACCTCGTGCGCCAGCGACAGCATCGCGTCACCGGCGAGCACCGCGACCGGGTCGCCCCAGAGCGCCCACACCGTAGGCCGGTGCCGGCGGGTGGTGTCGCGGTCCATGAGGTCGTCGTGGACCAGCGAGAAGTTGTGCACCAGCTCCACCGCGACCGCACCGGGTATCGCGTCGGCCGCGTCGCCGCCGGTAGCCTGCGCCGTGAGCAGTGCCAGCCGGGATCGGATGGACTTGCCGCCGTTGCCCGCCACGGCGTGCCCGTGCTGATCGCACCAGCCGAAGTGGTAGGCCACCACCGTGCGGAGGGAATCGTCGAGGCGGCTCACCGCCTCGCGTAACGCGGCCCGCACCGCGTCGCTTCCGGTGCCGACGGCAGACAGGATCGTTGTAGTCACCGAACCACCTCCGTTACCCGTGCCTGATGCTGTTCGAAGTCGGGTGTCATCGGACGGCCTCCTCGGCGGGCGTCCGGGCGTAGTCCGAAACGAGTTCGGCGACAGCGGATTCCCCGCTGCGCACGGCGCCCTCCATGGTCGCGGGCCAGCCGGTGGCGGTCCAGGCGCCGGCCAGGTACAGACCGGGCAGCGCGGTGCGGGCCGCCGGGCGCAGGCGCGCGCTACCGGGGGACGGGCGGAAAGTGGCGTGCCGCTCGCGGGTGACGAAGAAGTCGCGAACCCCGGCCGCGCGGGTGGCGGGCAGCAGCCGGTG from Nocardia wallacei carries:
- the hpnH gene encoding adenosyl-hopene transferase HpnH; this translates as MAMPWRQSLRLGAYLAKQKVLRREKFPILVELEPLFACNLKCAGCGKIQHPHDLLKQRMPVEQAVGAIEECGAPMVSIAGGEPLMHPQIDEIVRRLLDRNKIVFLCTNAVLLPRHLHKFAPHRNFAWMVHVDGLRERHDASVCKDGVFDQAVDAIRQAQAAGFRVMTNTTFYDLDSPQDVIDVLDYLNDELGVDHMQIAPGYAYEKAPDQEHWLGVSQTHQLFAKAFGGGRRKKWRLNHSPLYLDFLEGKVDFQCTAWAIPSYSLKGWQRPCYLLEDSYAASYRELIEDTDWSNFGRGNDPRCANCMAHCGYEPTAVVATLGSLRETIRAAVS
- the shc gene encoding squalene--hopene cyclase, with the translated sequence MTVIDTTDARAEELASVRDALRAAVAHLRSLQDETGWWKGELATNVTMDAEDLLLRAFLGISTPEVTEPAARWIRSQQREDGTWATFHGGPGDLSTTVEAWVALRLAGDSPDAPHMRAAAKFVRAGGGVEASRVFTRIWLALFGLWSWDELPNLPPELIFLPSWFPLNIYDWGCWARQTVVPLTVVATLRPVRPLPFDIPELRTGSAPAQRDSIASIAGVFQRLDTVLHSYARRPLGWVRDLAMRQAAEWILARQEADGGWGGIQPPWVYSLLALHLLGYSLDHPAVRAGLDGLEGFVVREQTPEGELRRLEACQSPVWDTALALVALLDAGEPADDPAVLRATDWLLAEQVTVGGDWQVRRPDLTPGGWAFEFANDRYPDTDDTSLIVLALHQVSHPDQARLRAAVERAAEWTVGMQSADGGWAAFDADNTSSLPADLPFCDFGAVTDPPSADVTAHVVEMLAALGRARDEECRRGVRWLLDHQERDGSWFGRWGANHIYGTGAVVPALVAAGVDPHSRPIRAAVRWLRIHQNRDGGWGEDLRSYRDAVWIGHGESTASQTAWALLALLAAGVDSPVVDRGIRWLVDTQRPDGGWDEDLFTGTGFPGDFYINYHLYRVVFPIWALGRYLRGPAAIGTGQTGG
- a CDS encoding polyprenyl synthetase family protein, producing the protein MTTTILSAVGTGSDAVRAALREAVSRLDDSLRTVVAYHFGWCDQHGHAVAGNGGKSIRSRLALLTAQATGGDAADAIPGAVAVELVHNFSLVHDDLMDRDTTRRHRPTVWALWGDPVAVLAGDAMLSLAHEVLLDPAVPHAVPASRIVGAATRELIRGQIADVAFERRSEVSLAECVRMASGKTAALLSASAAVGAVLTGAPARTVTAMERYGHHVGLAFQLVDDLLGIWGEPEVTGKPVWSDLRSRKKSLPVVWTLEAGGTTGHELAQWLSCPETPDEDGLRYAAELVDRGGGRRWARNEARRRVALAEQALAAVPMPAQCHRELTDLAKFIVERSA